From Sinobacterium caligoides, the proteins below share one genomic window:
- the tuf gene encoding elongation factor Tu — MAKEKFERSKPHVNVGTIGHVDHGKTTLTAALTRVCAEVFGGEAVAFDGIDNAPEERERGITIATSHVEYDSTIRHYAHVDCPGHADYVKNMITGAAQMDGAILVCGATDGPMPQTREHILLSRQVGVPYIVVFLNKADLLAEDCGGVDSEEFEEMQELVEMELRDLLSQYDFPGDDTPIICGSALMALNGEDDNELGTTAVKKLVEALDTYIPEPERAIDGAFIMPIEDVFSISGRGTVVTGRIERGILNTGDSVEIVGIRDTQTTTCTGVEMFRKLLDEGRAGENVGALLRGTKRDDVERGQVLCAPGSISPHTKFEAEVYVLGKDEGGRHTPFFKGYRPQFYFRTTDITGACELPEGVEMVMPGDNVQMVVTLINPIAMDDGLRFAIREGGRTVGAGVVAKIIE; from the coding sequence ATGGCTAAGGAAAAGTTTGAACGTAGTAAGCCGCACGTAAACGTCGGTACCATTGGTCACGTCGACCACGGTAAGACCACACTTACTGCGGCTCTTACCCGTGTATGTGCTGAAGTTTTTGGCGGCGAAGCTGTTGCATTTGACGGCATCGATAATGCGCCAGAAGAGCGTGAGCGCGGTATCACTATCGCAACATCTCACGTTGAGTATGACTCAACTATCCGTCACTACGCACACGTAGACTGCCCGGGTCACGCTGATTATGTTAAGAACATGATCACCGGTGCTGCGCAGATGGATGGTGCTATCCTAGTTTGTGGTGCGACCGATGGTCCAATGCCTCAGACTCGTGAGCACATCCTGCTTTCGCGTCAGGTCGGCGTACCTTACATTGTTGTTTTCCTTAACAAGGCCGACCTTCTTGCAGAAGATTGTGGTGGCGTTGATTCTGAGGAATTCGAAGAGATGCAAGAGTTGGTCGAAATGGAGCTGCGTGATCTGCTGAGCCAGTACGACTTCCCTGGCGACGACACGCCAATTATCTGTGGTTCTGCGCTGATGGCGCTAAACGGCGAAGATGATAACGAGCTAGGTACTACCGCTGTTAAGAAGCTGGTTGAAGCTCTTGATACTTACATCCCTGAGCCTGAGCGTGCTATCGACGGTGCTTTCATCATGCCGATTGAGGACGTATTCTCGATCTCTGGTCGTGGTACTGTTGTAACTGGTCGTATCGAGCGCGGTATTCTTAACACTGGTGACAGCGTTGAGATCGTTGGTATTCGCGACACTCAGACTACTACCTGTACTGGTGTAGAGATGTTCCGCAAGCTGCTTGACGAAGGTCGTGCAGGCGAGAACGTTGGTGCGTTATTGCGTGGTACTAAGCGTGATGACGTTGAACGTGGCCAGGTACTTTGTGCGCCAGGTTCGATCTCTCCTCATACTAAGTTTGAGGCAGAAGTATACGTGTTAGGTAAGGATGAGGGCGGACGTCACACTCCATTCTTCAAAGGTTACCGTCCACAGTTCTACTTCCGTACCACTGATATCACTGGTGCTTGTGAGTTGCCAGAGGGTGTTGAGATGGTAATGCCGGGTGATAACGTCCAGATGGTTGTTACTCTGATCAACCCAATCGCCATGGATGATGGTCTACGCTTCGCGATTCGCGAAGGTGGTCGTACCGTTGGTGCTGGTGTTGTTGCTAAAATCATCGAGTAA
- the rpoB gene encoding DNA-directed RNA polymerase subunit beta, giving the protein MAYSYTEKKRIRKDFGKLPHVKDIPYLLAIQLDSYRNFTQSGITVAERQDVGLHAAFKSVFPIVSYSGSAALEYVDYALGAPVFDVVECQQRGVTYAVPLRVKVRLIIYDKDSANKSIKDIKEQEVYMGEIPLMTENGTFVINGTERVIVSQLHRSPGVFFDHDKGKTHSSGKLLYSARVIPYRGSWLDFEFDPKDLVFVRIDRRRKLPATVLLRALGYSSEEMIDMFYGADEFSLQADGTYNYKLVPERLRGEAAAFDLKDADGKIIVETGRRITARHIRQITKLNLQELNVPADYLLGRALAKDVVNTETGELLLECNTLLTEEAIEALVEAKVPAVETIYTNELDCGSFIADTLRTDITRSSLEALVEIYRMMRPGEPPTKEAAETLFQNLFFSPERYDLSSVGRMKFNRRLGREESVGEGTLSRDDIVDVLRTLVAIRNGDGMVDDIDHLGNRRIRSVGEMAENQFRVGLVRVERAVKERLSMAESEGLMPQDLINAKPVAAAVKEFFGSSQLSQFMDQNNPLSEVTHKRRVSALGPGGLTRGRAGFEVRDVHPTHYGRVCPIETPEGPNIGLINSLATYARTNEYGFLESPYRIVKDGHATDEIVFLSAINEAEYVIAQSSAQLDENNNLIEDMVNVRHLNEFTLKTPGEVQYMDVSPKQVVSVAASLIPFLEHDDANRALMGSNMQRQAVPTLKSQAPVVGTGIERNVAQDSGVCVVARRGGVIDSVDAQRIVVRVNEEEIADGRNGVDIYNLTKYTRSNQNTCINQRPIVKKGDAVKRRDILADGPSIDLGELALGQNMRIAFMPWNGYNFEDSILVSERVVKEDRFTTIHIQELTCIARDTKLGAEEITADIPNVGEGALGKLDDSGIVYIGAEVLGGDILVGKVTPKGETQLTPEEKLLRAIFGEKASDVKDTSLRVPSSVKGTVIDVQVFTRDGLEKDSRAKEIETSQLDNYRKDLQEEFRIVESAALDRLKTALLGATVSGGAGLSAGTVLDEASLSGLEGEQWFRLRMQDESLNELIEESEKIMVELRKDLDERFEIKKGKLQSGDDLAPGVQKIVKVYLAIKRRIQPGDKMAGRHGNKGVISVIMPEEDMPYDEKGRPVDIVLNPLGVPSRMNVGQILETHLGLAAKGLGHRIGDMLEQQRAVADIRKLLEEIYNTTGEANRKEDLDSFSDQEIIELAENLKTGVPMATQVFDGAKEAEIKALLKLAHLPDSGQLVLKDGRTGDEFTRPVTVGYMYMLKLNHLVDDKMHARSTGSYSLVTQQPLGGKAQFGGQRFGEMEVWALEAYGAAYTLQEMLTVKSDDVNGRTKMYKNIVDGDHRMEPGMPESFNVLIKEIRSLGIDIDLDTE; this is encoded by the coding sequence ATGGCCTACTCGTACACTGAGAAAAAACGTATCCGTAAGGATTTTGGTAAACTGCCGCATGTTAAGGATATTCCTTATCTTTTGGCAATTCAGCTGGATTCCTATCGCAATTTTACCCAAAGCGGTATCACCGTAGCTGAGCGCCAAGATGTTGGCTTGCATGCAGCCTTTAAGTCGGTTTTCCCTATCGTTAGCTACTCAGGTAGTGCAGCGCTTGAGTATGTTGATTATGCTCTTGGTGCACCTGTTTTTGACGTTGTTGAGTGTCAGCAACGTGGTGTGACGTACGCGGTTCCCTTGCGCGTCAAGGTTCGCCTTATTATTTACGATAAAGACTCTGCTAATAAGTCCATTAAGGACATAAAAGAGCAGGAAGTCTACATGGGTGAAATTCCCTTGATGACTGAGAATGGTACCTTCGTTATTAACGGTACTGAACGAGTCATTGTTTCACAGCTACACCGTTCCCCGGGTGTATTCTTCGACCATGATAAGGGTAAGACCCACTCCTCAGGTAAGTTGCTTTACTCTGCGCGTGTGATTCCTTACCGTGGCTCGTGGTTGGATTTTGAATTTGATCCTAAAGATCTTGTATTTGTCCGTATCGATCGACGTCGCAAACTACCAGCGACCGTTCTACTTCGAGCTTTGGGATACAGCTCCGAAGAAATGATCGATATGTTCTACGGTGCTGACGAGTTTTCGTTACAGGCAGACGGCACCTACAACTATAAGTTGGTGCCAGAACGTCTGCGCGGTGAAGCTGCAGCCTTTGATCTCAAAGATGCTGACGGTAAGATCATTGTCGAGACGGGTCGACGTATAACAGCGCGCCATATTCGCCAAATCACCAAGCTGAATCTTCAAGAGCTTAATGTGCCTGCGGATTATTTGTTAGGTCGTGCGCTGGCAAAGGATGTGGTGAATACCGAAACCGGTGAGCTGCTGCTTGAGTGCAACACGCTGCTTACCGAAGAGGCGATTGAAGCGCTTGTTGAGGCAAAAGTCCCTGCCGTTGAGACTATTTACACTAACGAATTAGATTGTGGTTCGTTTATTGCCGACACACTACGTACTGATATTACTCGTAGTAGCTTGGAAGCTTTGGTCGAGATCTACCGGATGATGCGTCCAGGTGAGCCGCCGACAAAAGAAGCGGCTGAGACCTTGTTCCAGAACCTGTTCTTCTCGCCTGAGCGCTATGACCTTTCAAGCGTTGGTCGGATGAAGTTCAATCGCCGCTTGGGTCGCGAAGAGTCGGTGGGCGAGGGTACGCTGTCGCGTGATGATATTGTCGATGTTTTGAGGACTCTCGTTGCTATTCGCAACGGTGATGGCATGGTCGATGATATTGATCACCTCGGTAACCGACGCATTCGCTCTGTGGGTGAAATGGCTGAGAACCAGTTCCGTGTCGGACTTGTGCGTGTTGAACGTGCCGTTAAGGAACGCCTGAGCATGGCAGAGTCTGAAGGTTTAATGCCTCAAGACCTGATCAATGCCAAGCCTGTTGCTGCTGCCGTTAAAGAATTCTTCGGTTCTAGCCAGTTGTCGCAGTTCATGGATCAAAACAACCCGCTCTCGGAGGTCACGCATAAACGACGTGTCTCTGCTTTAGGCCCTGGTGGTTTAACGCGTGGGCGTGCTGGTTTTGAGGTGCGAGATGTACATCCAACTCACTATGGTCGTGTATGTCCTATCGAAACACCGGAAGGACCGAATATCGGTTTGATCAACTCGTTGGCCACCTATGCTCGTACCAACGAGTATGGTTTCCTAGAGTCGCCGTATCGAATCGTTAAAGATGGTCATGCGACTGACGAAATTGTTTTTCTTTCGGCAATTAACGAAGCTGAATATGTCATCGCCCAGTCTTCTGCGCAACTCGATGAGAACAATAACCTTATCGAAGACATGGTTAATGTTCGTCACTTGAATGAATTCACCCTCAAGACACCGGGTGAAGTGCAGTATATGGACGTGTCGCCGAAGCAGGTGGTTTCTGTCGCTGCCTCTTTGATCCCGTTTCTAGAGCACGATGACGCGAACCGCGCATTGATGGGCTCTAACATGCAGCGTCAGGCTGTACCGACGCTGAAGTCACAAGCACCAGTGGTTGGTACCGGTATTGAGCGCAACGTCGCGCAAGACTCCGGTGTCTGTGTTGTTGCACGCCGCGGTGGTGTGATTGACTCAGTTGATGCGCAGCGTATTGTTGTTCGTGTTAACGAAGAAGAGATTGCCGATGGCCGTAACGGTGTCGACATCTACAATCTAACCAAGTACACACGTTCTAACCAGAACACCTGTATTAATCAGCGTCCAATTGTTAAGAAGGGTGATGCCGTTAAGCGTCGCGATATTCTTGCTGACGGGCCCTCGATCGATCTTGGTGAGCTGGCACTTGGTCAGAATATGCGTATCGCGTTTATGCCTTGGAACGGTTACAACTTCGAAGACTCGATCCTTGTTTCAGAGCGCGTCGTTAAAGAAGATCGCTTTACCACTATTCACATTCAGGAGCTGACCTGTATCGCACGTGATACCAAGTTGGGAGCAGAAGAAATTACTGCTGATATTCCCAATGTAGGTGAAGGTGCTCTCGGCAAGCTTGATGACTCTGGTATTGTTTATATCGGTGCCGAAGTACTGGGTGGTGATATTCTGGTTGGTAAGGTCACACCGAAGGGCGAGACACAGCTAACTCCAGAGGAGAAGCTGCTACGTGCCATCTTTGGCGAGAAAGCCTCCGATGTTAAGGATACTTCATTACGTGTTCCTTCAAGCGTAAAAGGTACTGTCATCGACGTTCAGGTCTTCACGCGTGACGGTCTAGAGAAGGATTCGCGTGCGAAAGAGATTGAGACTTCGCAGCTGGATAACTACCGCAAGGACTTGCAGGAAGAGTTCCGCATTGTTGAATCGGCGGCACTTGATCGCTTGAAAACTGCATTGCTTGGCGCAACTGTTAGCGGTGGCGCAGGCCTTTCGGCTGGTACTGTTCTCGACGAGGCAAGCTTGAGCGGCCTTGAGGGCGAGCAGTGGTTCCGTCTACGTATGCAGGATGAGTCTCTTAACGAGCTGATCGAAGAATCTGAGAAGATCATGGTTGAGCTCCGTAAGGACCTCGACGAGCGCTTCGAGATCAAGAAAGGCAAGCTACAAAGTGGCGATGATCTCGCCCCAGGTGTACAGAAGATCGTTAAGGTCTACCTTGCTATTAAGCGTCGTATTCAGCCCGGTGATAAGATGGCTGGTCGTCACGGTAACAAGGGTGTTATCTCGGTCATCATGCCGGAAGAGGATATGCCTTACGACGAGAAGGGGCGTCCAGTCGATATCGTACTGAACCCGCTTGGCGTACCGTCACGAATGAACGTTGGTCAGATTCTTGAGACTCACCTTGGCCTTGCGGCGAAGGGGCTTGGTCATCGTATCGGCGATATGCTGGAGCAGCAGCGCGCTGTTGCAGATATTCGCAAGCTACTAGAAGAGATCTACAACACTACCGGTGAGGCCAACCGTAAAGAAGACCTTGATAGCTTTAGCGATCAGGAGATTATCGAGTTAGCTGAAAACCTCAAGACTGGTGTGCCGATGGCTACCCAGGTCTTCGATGGTGCGAAAGAAGCGGAGATCAAAGCGCTGCTGAAACTCGCTCACCTACCAGATAGTGGCCAGCTAGTGTTGAAAGACGGTCGTACCGGTGATGAGTTTACGCGTCCTGTAACCGTTGGTTATATGTACATGCTGAAGTTGAACCACTTGGTTGACGATAAGATGCATGCGCGTTCTACCGGTTCGTACAGCCTTGTCACGCAGCAGCCACTGGGCGGTAAAGCTCAGTTTGGTGGCCAGCGCTTCGGTGAGATGGAAGTGTGGGCATTGGAGGCATATGGTGCCGCCTATACCTTGCAGGAAATGCTGACGGTTAAGTCTGATGACGTTAATGGTCGTACTAAGATGTACAAGAATATCGTAGATGGTGATCATCGTATGGAGCCGGGCATGCCCGAGTCCTTCAATGTTTTGATCAAAGAGATCCGCTCGCTCGGTATCGACATCGACTTAGATACTGAATAA
- the nusG gene encoding transcription termination/antitermination protein NusG, with amino-acid sequence MAKRWYVVHAFSGYEKRVQNAIKEQIELKQMHHLFGDVLVPTEEVVEVRAGQKRKSERKFFPGYVLVEMELCDESWHLVKETPRVMGFIGGKADKPAPISEAEAHTILNRIQDSSEKPKPKTLFEPGETVRVVDGPFNDFNGSVEEVDYEKSRLKVAVLIFGRSTPVDLEFGQVEKI; translated from the coding sequence ATGGCTAAGCGTTGGTATGTTGTTCATGCCTTTTCAGGTTATGAAAAACGTGTTCAGAATGCGATTAAAGAGCAAATAGAGCTTAAGCAGATGCACCATCTTTTTGGTGATGTGCTAGTTCCTACTGAGGAAGTGGTCGAGGTACGTGCCGGTCAAAAGCGTAAGAGTGAAAGAAAATTCTTTCCTGGTTATGTCTTGGTCGAAATGGAGTTGTGTGACGAGAGTTGGCACTTGGTCAAAGAGACGCCGCGTGTTATGGGCTTTATTGGTGGTAAGGCCGATAAGCCGGCACCGATCTCCGAGGCAGAGGCTCATACCATCCTTAATAGGATTCAGGATAGCAGCGAGAAGCCTAAGCCGAAAACACTGTTCGAGCCAGGTGAGACCGTCCGTGTTGTCGATGGTCCGTTTAATGACTTTAATGGCAGCGTGGAAGAAGTTGATTATGAGAAGAGTCGACTCAAAGTTGCTGTCTTGATTTTCGGGCGTTCTACACCAGTTGATCTCGAGTTTGGTCAGGTAGAAAAGATTTAG
- the rplK gene encoding 50S ribosomal protein L11 has protein sequence MAKKVEAYIKLQVAAGKANPSPPVGPALGQHGVNIMEFCKAFNAQTQGMEAGLPIPVVITVYGDRSFTFITKTPPAAVLLLKAAGIKSGSGTPNSKKVGKVTRAQLEEIATTKMADLTAADMDAAVRCIAGTARSAGLEVEG, from the coding sequence ATGGCGAAGAAAGTAGAAGCTTATATTAAGCTGCAAGTTGCAGCTGGTAAAGCAAATCCAAGTCCACCAGTTGGTCCTGCATTGGGTCAGCACGGTGTGAATATCATGGAGTTCTGTAAGGCGTTTAACGCTCAGACTCAGGGTATGGAAGCAGGTCTGCCAATCCCAGTAGTTATTACTGTATATGGCGATCGTAGCTTTACCTTTATCACCAAGACACCACCTGCAGCAGTTTTGTTGTTGAAGGCCGCTGGTATCAAGAGTGGTTCAGGTACGCCTAACAGCAAGAAGGTTGGCAAGGTTACCCGCGCTCAACTGGAAGAAATTGCCACTACTAAGATGGCTGATTTAACTGCTGCTGATATGGATGCGGCTGTTCGCTGTATTGCGGGTACTGCTCGCAGCGCTGGTTTAGAGGTGGAGGGATAA
- the secE gene encoding preprotein translocase subunit SecE: protein MNAKVEDQASKFDIIKWVLVVAIVVAGVVGNTYFSDESLLYRVLALIVMAGVAVAIALQTAKGAAFWGLIKDARIEIRKVVWPTHQETLQTTFIVVALTLVMALILWMLDSVLGWAISKIIG, encoded by the coding sequence ATGAACGCTAAAGTAGAAGACCAAGCTAGCAAGTTCGACATCATCAAATGGGTGTTGGTAGTTGCTATTGTAGTTGCTGGTGTTGTCGGTAATACATATTTCTCCGATGAATCTTTGTTGTATAGGGTGTTGGCGTTGATTGTTATGGCAGGGGTTGCGGTGGCAATTGCGCTGCAGACTGCTAAGGGTGCTGCCTTCTGGGGGCTGATTAAAGATGCTCGCATCGAGATACGTAAAGTCGTTTGGCCTACGCATCAGGAGACGTTGCAGACTACATTTATTGTTGTGGCGCTGACTCTAGTGATGGCGCTGATATTGTGGATGCTAGACTCTGTGTTGGGTTGGGCTATCTCGAAAATTATAGGGTAG
- a CDS encoding SPOR domain-containing protein translates to MQHGTVVKVALPVGEDYQPFKLYSELGEKEHSALMALLRPSAVEKVDASETISVIDKQAELCWAIGPIGDELTKGQLQNRFDAAGIDVEFKALRNKTGEDYWVYLGPYSSKKEALRKLRQLQANQVDSFHISTGDLKNGISLGVFKNRARADQLQRKYISLGYGVKLKVVERFGSVFWAVGAQNAALTIDKVYENLHSDFSYLENRKLVCKTLANAESFH, encoded by the coding sequence TTGCAGCATGGAACTGTCGTCAAGGTGGCGCTTCCGGTAGGGGAGGACTACCAGCCTTTCAAACTGTATAGCGAGCTAGGTGAAAAGGAGCATTCTGCCCTAATGGCGCTGCTCAGGCCTTCGGCAGTTGAGAAGGTTGATGCATCGGAGACGATCTCGGTAATCGATAAGCAAGCAGAGCTTTGTTGGGCTATCGGGCCGATAGGCGACGAACTTACCAAAGGTCAGCTGCAGAATCGTTTTGATGCTGCTGGAATAGATGTCGAATTTAAGGCGTTGCGCAACAAGACCGGCGAGGACTACTGGGTCTATTTAGGTCCTTACTCAAGCAAGAAAGAGGCGCTCCGCAAGCTAAGGCAGCTTCAGGCAAATCAGGTGGATAGCTTCCATATATCAACTGGCGACCTTAAGAATGGTATCTCTTTAGGGGTGTTTAAGAATCGTGCTCGAGCCGACCAATTGCAGCGCAAATATATCTCGCTTGGCTACGGGGTCAAGCTGAAAGTGGTGGAAAGGTTTGGCAGTGTGTTTTGGGCAGTGGGTGCGCAAAATGCAGCGCTAACGATCGATAAAGTGTATGAAAATCTCCATTCAGACTTCTCATACTTAGAAAATAGAAAATTAGTTTGTAAAACACTTGCCAACGCAGAAAGCTTCCACTAA
- the rplL gene encoding 50S ribosomal protein L7/L12, which yields MSLTKEDIINAVAEMSVKDVVELIEAMEEKFGVSAAAVAAGPAAGGEAAAEAQTEFDVILTDAGEKKVSAIKAVRAITGLGLKDAKALVDGIPATIKEGIPKEEAEQMVKDFEEAGAKAELK from the coding sequence ATGTCTTTGACTAAAGAAGATATCATCAATGCTGTAGCCGAAATGTCTGTAAAGGACGTGGTTGAGCTAATCGAAGCAATGGAAGAGAAATTCGGCGTATCTGCAGCTGCTGTTGCTGCTGGTCCTGCTGCTGGTGGCGAAGCCGCTGCTGAAGCACAGACTGAATTCGACGTCATCTTGACTGACGCTGGTGAGAAGAAAGTATCTGCTATTAAGGCAGTTCGTGCTATCACCGGTCTTGGCCTGAAAGACGCTAAGGCGTTGGTTGACGGCATTCCTGCTACCATCAAAGAAGGCATTCCTAAGGAAGAAGCTGAGCAGATGGTTAAAGACTTCGAAGAAGCAGGTGCTAAAGCCGAGCTTAAGTAA
- the rplA gene encoding 50S ribosomal protein L1, which translates to MAKLTKRQKAINEKVEPGKQYAIDEAVALLTELSTVKFKESVEIAVNLGVDARKSDQQVRGATVMPHGTGSDVRVAVFTQGANAEAAKAAGAEFVGMDDLAAEIKGGMMDFDVVVASPDAMRVVGQLGQVLGPRGLMPNPKTGTVTPDVATAVKNAKAGQVRYRTDKKGIIHGAIGKVGFDVTAVKENLEALVADLKKGKPASAKGIYLKKITLSTTMGPGLVLDQSSLEL; encoded by the coding sequence ATGGCTAAGCTAACTAAGCGCCAGAAGGCGATCAATGAGAAAGTTGAACCAGGTAAGCAGTACGCTATTGATGAAGCGGTTGCGTTGTTGACTGAGCTATCAACAGTAAAGTTTAAAGAGTCTGTTGAAATCGCGGTTAACCTTGGTGTTGATGCGCGTAAATCTGATCAGCAGGTTCGTGGTGCGACAGTAATGCCACACGGTACTGGTTCTGATGTACGTGTTGCGGTATTTACACAGGGTGCAAACGCTGAAGCTGCTAAGGCAGCTGGTGCAGAGTTTGTCGGTATGGATGATCTGGCTGCTGAAATCAAAGGCGGCATGATGGACTTCGACGTTGTTGTCGCTAGCCCGGACGCCATGCGTGTTGTCGGTCAGTTAGGTCAGGTGCTGGGTCCTCGTGGTCTTATGCCTAATCCAAAGACTGGCACCGTAACCCCTGATGTTGCTACAGCGGTTAAGAACGCTAAAGCCGGTCAGGTTCGTTATCGCACAGATAAAAAGGGCATCATCCACGGTGCTATCGGTAAGGTTGGCTTTGATGTCACTGCTGTCAAAGAGAACCTTGAAGCTCTAGTGGCTGACCTGAAGAAGGGTAAGCCAGCTTCAGCGAAGGGTATTTATCTTAAGAAGATAACTCTGAGCACTACTATGGGGCCTGGTCTTGTTTTGGACCAGTCTAGCTTAGAGCTGTAA
- the rplJ gene encoding 50S ribosomal protein L10 — MALGLEDKKAIVAEVHEAAKNALSAVVADARGVSVTDMTALRSEAREAGVSLRVIRNTLARRAVQGTDLECLVDSFSGPTLIAFSDEHPGAGARILKDFAKGNDKLELRAAAFEGELTDIALLASLPTYDEAIAKLMSVMKEASAGKLVRTFAALRDQKEQEAA; from the coding sequence GTGGCATTAGGACTAGAAGACAAAAAAGCGATTGTCGCTGAAGTCCATGAAGCTGCTAAAAACGCTCTGTCTGCAGTGGTTGCCGATGCACGTGGTGTATCTGTGACTGATATGACAGCTCTGCGTAGCGAAGCTCGTGAGGCAGGTGTAAGCCTTCGCGTGATTCGTAATACGCTAGCTCGTCGTGCCGTACAAGGTACCGATCTGGAATGTCTAGTCGACTCTTTCAGCGGTCCTACTCTAATTGCATTTTCTGACGAGCACCCTGGTGCTGGTGCGCGTATCCTCAAGGATTTCGCTAAAGGTAATGACAAGTTAGAGCTTCGCGCTGCAGCATTCGAAGGTGAGTTAACAGATATTGCTCTGTTGGCCAGCCTACCGACATACGACGAGGCTATTGCTAAGTTGATGAGCGTAATGAAGGAAGCTTCAGCTGGTAAGTTGGTTCGCACTTTTGCGGCCCTTCGCGACCAGAAAGAACAGGAAGCAGCGTAA